A single Paenibacillus sp. FSL R5-0517 DNA region contains:
- a CDS encoding ABC transporter ATP-binding protein gives MIRRFFSYYRPYKKLFLIDFGCAVLAGLLELAFPLAVSKFINELLPGQDWPLILLACIVLLSIYALNTVLNYVVTYWGHMLGINIETNMREKMFAHLQKLSFRFFDNRKTGHLIGHLTNDLNDIGEVAHHGPEDVFIAVMTLIGSFWLMANINLELALLTFIIIPIMAWVIIVFGGRMTKTYRRLFGDVGNFNARIEDNVGGMRVVQSFANEEHEKELFAVDNQNFRKTKLLAYKTMAKSISVSYMMMRLVTVFVMISGAWFYIDGRINMGDFMAFLLLSNIFFRPIEKINAVIESYPKGIAGFKRYLEIIDTEPEIADNKNAVEFESVKGDIRFENVSFGYESSRRILNDISLTVRPGETVAFVGPSGAGKTTICSLLPRFYEVEEGRITVDGVDIRDVKLQSLRKHIGIVQQDVFLFSGTIKENIAYGDLSATDEQIWDAARRASLEELILTLPDGMDTVIGERGVKLSGGQKQRLSIARMFLKNPPILILDEATSALDTETEALIQQSLAELSVGRTTLVIAHRLTTIKNADRIIVVNTDGIAEQGNHEELVAAGGIYSRLHQVQYSHS, from the coding sequence ATGATTCGTCGTTTTTTTTCGTATTATCGTCCTTATAAAAAACTGTTTTTGATTGATTTTGGATGTGCTGTACTCGCAGGTCTTCTGGAGTTGGCTTTCCCGCTTGCCGTCAGCAAATTCATTAATGAGTTGTTGCCGGGTCAGGATTGGCCTCTTATTTTGCTTGCCTGTATTGTGCTGTTATCCATCTATGCACTTAATACGGTATTGAACTATGTCGTTACATACTGGGGACATATGCTGGGCATTAACATTGAGACCAACATGCGTGAGAAGATGTTCGCTCACTTGCAGAAGCTGTCTTTCCGGTTCTTCGATAATCGCAAAACAGGTCATTTGATTGGTCATCTTACGAATGATCTGAACGATATCGGCGAGGTTGCTCACCATGGACCCGAAGATGTGTTCATTGCAGTGATGACATTAATCGGATCATTCTGGCTGATGGCTAACATTAATCTTGAGCTTGCGCTCCTAACCTTTATCATTATCCCAATTATGGCTTGGGTCATTATCGTATTCGGTGGCCGTATGACGAAGACGTATCGAAGACTCTTCGGAGACGTCGGCAATTTCAATGCGCGCATTGAGGACAATGTCGGAGGCATGCGAGTTGTGCAATCGTTTGCCAACGAAGAACACGAAAAAGAGCTTTTTGCTGTAGACAATCAGAATTTCCGTAAAACCAAGCTGCTTGCCTACAAAACGATGGCAAAAAGTATCTCAGTCAGTTATATGATGATGCGACTGGTTACGGTATTTGTCATGATCAGCGGGGCTTGGTTTTATATTGATGGCAGAATTAATATGGGTGATTTTATGGCCTTCCTGCTGCTATCGAATATCTTCTTCCGTCCTATCGAGAAGATTAACGCAGTCATCGAAAGTTATCCAAAGGGCATCGCTGGTTTCAAGCGTTATCTGGAGATCATTGATACAGAACCTGAAATTGCGGATAACAAAAACGCCGTGGAATTCGAAAGTGTGAAGGGTGATATTCGTTTTGAGAACGTCTCGTTTGGATATGAATCCAGTCGCCGTATTTTAAATGATATCAGTCTGACTGTTCGACCAGGGGAAACCGTTGCTTTTGTTGGCCCGTCAGGCGCAGGTAAGACAACCATCTGCAGCCTGCTTCCTCGATTCTATGAGGTAGAAGAGGGACGAATCACTGTAGATGGAGTGGACATTCGGGATGTTAAGCTTCAATCGTTGCGTAAGCATATCGGGATCGTTCAACAGGATGTATTTTTGTTCTCGGGTACCATTAAGGAGAATATTGCTTATGGTGACCTGAGTGCAACGGACGAACAGATCTGGGATGCCGCTCGCCGTGCCTCATTGGAGGAATTGATTCTTACGTTGCCGGACGGTATGGATACGGTCATTGGCGAGCGTGGAGTCAAGCTATCCGGAGGACAGAAGCAACGGTTATCCATTGCTCGTATGTTCTTGAAAAATCCACCCATTCTTATTCTGGATGAGGCAACGTCTGCACTGGATACGGAAACGGAAGCACTTATTCAGCAATCACTCGCTGAATTGTCGGTGGGTAGAACGACACTTGTGATCGCACACCGATTGACAACGATCAAGAACGCGGATCGAATCATTGTAGTGAACACAGATGGTATCGCTGAACAGGGTAACCATGAGGAATTGGTCGCCGCTGGAGGCATATACAGCCGTCTTCATCAGGTGCAATATAGTCACTCTTAA
- a CDS encoding low specificity L-threonine aldolase: MIRFECDYNEGAHERILQKLMETNMEQTSGYGTDEHCERARMLIRQACDNEQADVHFLVGGTQTNTTVIASILRPYQGVIAATSGHIAVHETGAIEATGHKVLTVPSEDGKITPEQVRAVYDAHMNESSPEHCVQPGMVYISQPTENGTMYSKAELQALHAVSRACGLPFFVDGARLGYALASRNCDMTLADLARLCDVFYIGGTKIGALMGEAVVILNDALKPDFRYMIKQKGGLLAKGRLLGIQFETLFEDGLYLEISHHAVDMALRIHDSLEQQGVRFLYDSPTNQQFPILPNLLLEKLRNDYTFSFWEKVDDTHSAVRFCTSWATRQENVDALTRDIAQLLHEETRIEQRLEVLV; this comes from the coding sequence ATGATACGATTTGAATGTGATTATAACGAAGGTGCGCATGAACGCATTTTACAAAAACTGATGGAAACCAATATGGAACAGACAAGCGGGTATGGCACGGATGAGCATTGCGAACGCGCGAGAATGCTTATTCGTCAGGCTTGTGACAACGAGCAGGCTGATGTTCATTTTTTGGTTGGCGGTACACAGACGAATACAACGGTGATTGCCTCTATTTTGCGTCCATATCAAGGTGTGATTGCAGCGACCTCGGGACACATTGCGGTTCATGAGACTGGGGCTATCGAAGCAACGGGCCATAAGGTACTCACGGTTCCAAGTGAGGATGGAAAGATCACGCCTGAACAGGTTAGAGCAGTCTATGATGCGCACATGAACGAGTCTTCACCGGAACATTGTGTACAGCCAGGTATGGTCTATATATCTCAGCCAACGGAGAACGGAACGATGTACAGCAAAGCAGAATTGCAAGCATTGCACGCAGTCAGCAGAGCATGTGGTCTGCCATTTTTCGTGGATGGAGCACGCCTTGGATATGCACTTGCCTCCCGTAATTGCGATATGACACTTGCTGATCTTGCGCGCTTGTGCGATGTATTTTACATCGGCGGAACCAAGATTGGGGCGTTGATGGGAGAAGCGGTCGTGATCCTGAATGATGCGCTCAAACCAGATTTTCGTTATATGATCAAACAAAAAGGTGGCCTGCTTGCCAAAGGCAGATTGTTGGGGATTCAATTCGAAACTTTGTTCGAAGACGGCTTGTATCTTGAGATTTCCCATCATGCCGTGGATATGGCGTTGAGAATTCATGATTCACTCGAACAGCAGGGAGTACGCTTCCTGTATGACTCACCAACCAACCAGCAGTTTCCGATTCTGCCCAATCTTTTGCTTGAGAAATTACGGAATGATTATACTTTCTCCTTCTGGGAAAAGGTTGACGATACACACAGTGCGGTGCGCTTTTGTACCAGTTGGGCAACCCGGCAGGAGAATGTGGATGCACTGACTCGTGATATTGCTCAATTATTGCATGAAGAGACTCGGATTGAACAACGACTCGAAGTATTGGTATAA
- a CDS encoding DEAD/DEAH box helicase has protein sequence MTFKDLNIIPSIMEGLSKANYTNPTPIQEQAIPAVLAGRDLLGCAQTGTGKTAAFSVPIIQLLSERSKGQGSKSARHIRSLILTPTRELAIQIADNIKVYSRYTDIRCTAIVGGVSQKVQERALNQGADIIIATPGRLNDLINQKRIDLKMVEILVLDEADRMLDMGFIHDVKRIIAKMPNKKQTLFFSATMPPEITKMVKTLLVDPVKVEITPVSSTVDRIEQSIYLLENGKKQQMLNQILEDKSIVTALVFTRTKRGADRVTRDLAKVNVTAQAIHGNKSQNERQRALNNFKSGATRVLVATDIAARGIDVEELSHVINFNLPNIPETYVHRIGRTGRAGKSGMAISFCEKDELPFLKDIEKVIKKTIPEVKGHPYPMTGVPVFEKTSKASGSKPAFNKSAAGKPAKSKANPARKPKSEWFAKSGKTTSSRSNDGRSNSNRSNSSSSRSNSSSSKSNNGSFSRSSKTRNDRAN, from the coding sequence ATGACATTTAAGGACCTAAATATTATTCCCTCTATTATGGAAGGGTTAAGCAAAGCAAACTATACTAATCCTACGCCTATCCAGGAACAGGCCATTCCAGCTGTATTGGCTGGCAGAGACTTGCTGGGATGTGCACAGACCGGAACAGGCAAGACGGCAGCATTTTCGGTGCCGATCATTCAATTATTAAGCGAAAGATCCAAAGGACAAGGATCAAAGTCCGCTCGACATATTCGTTCATTGATTTTGACACCAACAAGAGAGCTGGCAATTCAGATCGCCGATAATATCAAAGTATATAGTCGGTATACGGACATCCGTTGTACGGCTATCGTTGGTGGTGTTTCGCAAAAAGTGCAAGAGCGGGCGCTGAATCAAGGTGCAGATATTATTATCGCAACACCTGGCAGATTGAACGATCTGATTAACCAGAAACGTATTGATCTGAAGATGGTTGAGATTCTCGTTCTGGATGAAGCAGACCGGATGTTGGACATGGGCTTTATTCATGATGTAAAAAGAATTATCGCCAAGATGCCGAACAAGAAGCAAACGCTGTTCTTCTCAGCGACCATGCCTCCTGAAATCACCAAGATGGTTAAAACGTTACTGGTTGATCCAGTCAAAGTCGAAATCACACCCGTATCTTCAACAGTAGACCGCATTGAGCAGTCTATATATTTGCTGGAAAATGGCAAAAAGCAGCAGATGTTGAATCAGATCCTGGAGGATAAATCCATCGTCACGGCATTGGTGTTCACACGCACGAAGCGCGGCGCTGACCGGGTTACACGTGATTTAGCCAAAGTGAATGTTACAGCACAAGCCATTCATGGCAACAAGTCTCAGAACGAGCGCCAGCGGGCACTGAACAATTTCAAGAGTGGGGCTACGCGAGTACTGGTGGCGACGGATATCGCAGCAAGAGGAATTGATGTGGAAGAACTGTCACATGTCATTAACTTTAACCTGCCTAACATTCCGGAAACGTATGTTCACCGTATTGGACGTACAGGTCGAGCAGGGAAAAGCGGGATGGCCATCTCATTCTGTGAGAAGGATGAACTTCCATTCCTGAAGGATATCGAGAAAGTAATCAAGAAGACGATTCCTGAAGTTAAAGGTCATCCGTATCCGATGACAGGTGTACCTGTGTTTGAGAAAACCAGCAAAGCATCGGGCAGTAAACCTGCGTTCAACAAATCGGCAGCGGGCAAACCAGCCAAATCCAAGGCGAACCCGGCACGCAAGCCCAAATCCGAGTGGTTTGCCAAGAGTGGCAAAACGACCAGTAGTCGTTCTAACGACGGTAGATCCAATAGCAATCGATCTAACAGCAGTAGCAGTCGATCGAACAGTAGTAGCAGTAAATCAAATAATGGTTCATTCAGCCGCAGCAGCAAAACAAGGAATGATAGAGCCAATTAA
- a CDS encoding multidrug efflux SMR transporter — protein sequence MNWVFLILAGVFEMIGVLMINKLHKDRNLISLVLLVAGFGLSFMFLSLAMETLPMGTAYAVWTGIGASGGAILGMVFYGEPRNALRILFIAMVLGSAVGLKLVS from the coding sequence ATGAACTGGGTGTTTCTTATCTTGGCAGGGGTATTTGAGATGATCGGCGTGCTAATGATAAACAAGTTGCACAAAGACCGTAATTTAATTTCACTCGTTCTATTGGTAGCCGGGTTTGGTTTAAGTTTTATGTTCCTGTCCCTTGCAATGGAAACTCTTCCGATGGGGACAGCATATGCGGTATGGACGGGAATCGGAGCCTCCGGCGGTGCCATTCTGGGCATGGTGTTTTACGGAGAACCCCGAAATGCCCTAAGAATTCTGTTTATCGCTATGGTGCTCGGATCGGCAGTCGGTCTTAAATTGGTTAGTTAA
- a CDS encoding MmcQ/YjbR family DNA-binding protein — protein MKDTIIKYCLNKKGAIKDYPFGPDPVAIKVAGKMFALIFENKEKNCRLNLKCDPIIAENLREQHEAVQPGYHMNKKHWNTITLDGSLSDEDVYVMIDHSYEMVIQSLPKRVRESLAES, from the coding sequence TTGAAGGATACGATAATTAAGTACTGTTTGAACAAGAAAGGCGCGATCAAGGATTATCCATTTGGCCCTGATCCAGTCGCGATCAAGGTTGCGGGTAAGATGTTCGCGCTTATTTTTGAAAATAAAGAAAAGAACTGTCGCTTGAACTTAAAATGTGACCCGATTATTGCAGAGAATCTGAGAGAGCAGCATGAAGCTGTTCAACCAGGATATCATATGAACAAAAAACACTGGAATACCATTACGTTGGATGGCTCCTTGTCAGATGAGGATGTCTACGTCATGATCGATCACTCGTATGAAATGGTTATCCAATCCCTTCCGAAAAGGGTTCGGGAATCTCTGGCCGAATCGTGA
- a CDS encoding multidrug efflux SMR transporter, whose amino-acid sequence MNKNWMSVVIAALFEVGWVIGLKHASGLLEWSLTLVAIMISFSLMIAASRTLPVGTVYAVFVGLGTAGTVLAEILLFNANVQTGKMILIGTLLLGVIGLKMLSKEKNKEVQL is encoded by the coding sequence ATGAATAAAAATTGGATGTCGGTTGTGATTGCTGCGTTGTTCGAAGTGGGTTGGGTCATTGGATTAAAACATGCCAGCGGGTTGCTGGAATGGAGTCTTACACTGGTTGCGATTATGATCAGCTTCAGCTTAATGATTGCAGCTTCGCGTACCTTGCCCGTGGGAACCGTATACGCAGTATTCGTTGGCCTAGGTACCGCTGGAACGGTGCTTGCAGAGATTCTTTTGTTTAATGCAAATGTGCAAACCGGAAAAATGATACTCATTGGTACACTTTTACTCGGCGTAATTGGTCTTAAAATGCTGAGTAAAGAGAAGAACAAGGAGGTGCAGCTATAA
- a CDS encoding pentapeptide repeat-containing protein, which translates to MKVDKPKLQEQLLEPETIGFLESKMEYKHKLIENMTLDQQEASKVSFENVVFRHVTISESALEQFEFTDVRFEHCDFSNVNLSGAFMHRIEWHNCKFVGTDFSNSRLQNVSFFHGLGDYSNFRFAHLKQVSFSECTLIGADFAYLALQKMEFTQCNIDQASLTGTKMKDLDLRDCQFDSLVLTMEDLNGCVISPHQAATFVGLMGLIIK; encoded by the coding sequence ATGAAAGTGGACAAACCCAAGCTTCAGGAGCAGTTGCTTGAACCGGAAACGATAGGTTTTCTCGAATCCAAAATGGAGTATAAACACAAACTGATTGAGAACATGACTTTGGATCAACAGGAAGCGAGTAAGGTTTCCTTTGAAAATGTTGTATTTAGACATGTGACGATCTCGGAGTCTGCCTTGGAACAATTCGAATTCACGGATGTCCGGTTCGAACACTGCGACTTCTCCAATGTCAATCTCTCTGGTGCCTTCATGCACCGAATCGAATGGCATAACTGCAAGTTTGTTGGAACGGATTTTTCCAATAGTCGCTTGCAAAATGTCAGTTTTTTTCATGGTCTAGGGGATTACAGCAATTTCCGTTTTGCCCATCTGAAACAGGTCTCCTTCTCGGAATGTACCTTGATTGGTGCGGACTTTGCCTATCTGGCTCTTCAGAAGATGGAGTTCACTCAATGTAATATCGACCAAGCTTCCTTAACGGGGACCAAAATGAAAGATTTGGATCTTCGCGATTGCCAATTTGACTCCTTGGTGTTAACCATGGAAGACCTCAACGGTTGTGTGATTTCACCACATCAAGCCGCCACATTTGTAGGATTAATGGGTTTGATTATCAAATAA
- a CDS encoding alpha/beta hydrolase, protein MMKKILIILLKIFGAIVIAFALFIATVFIVNVFSNKSEEGKIKSYGQFVAVDGKNMNVLIQGKGKETVVLLPGYGTPAPALDFKPLIDQLSPFYKVVVIEPFGYGLSDITEKERTTENMVSEIHEALQQLGIHRYTLMAHSISGIYGLDYVNKYANEVTSFVGIESSVPTQGGNDDPFPTETYKLLKKSGFYRLLMKLAPDQLIAPDVDDETREQIRILSLKNTFNPNNLNEGENFGPNFKAAENLTFPKDLPLIFFLQANDTETEGWIPLHEEQVKDSVHGKVMTFEGDHYLHHTRSKEMVQEYRKFMSEIE, encoded by the coding sequence ATGATGAAAAAAATATTAATCATTTTGCTCAAAATATTCGGAGCGATCGTTATCGCTTTTGCATTATTTATTGCGACTGTCTTTATTGTTAATGTATTTAGCAACAAATCGGAGGAAGGGAAAATAAAATCATACGGCCAGTTTGTAGCGGTTGACGGGAAAAACATGAATGTGTTGATTCAAGGAAAAGGCAAAGAAACGGTGGTATTGCTTCCTGGGTATGGAACACCCGCCCCAGCCCTTGATTTCAAACCGCTCATCGATCAGCTATCTCCATTTTACAAAGTCGTTGTCATTGAACCTTTCGGTTATGGATTAAGTGACATTACTGAAAAAGAGCGTACTACGGAAAATATGGTTAGTGAAATTCATGAAGCGTTACAGCAACTTGGTATTCATCGTTATACGCTCATGGCTCACTCCATTTCAGGAATATACGGACTGGATTATGTGAACAAATATGCAAACGAAGTAACTTCCTTTGTCGGCATCGAGAGCAGTGTCCCAACGCAGGGAGGTAACGATGATCCATTCCCAACTGAAACGTACAAACTGCTTAAAAAATCAGGATTCTACCGATTGTTAATGAAACTGGCCCCTGATCAACTGATTGCACCCGATGTTGATGATGAAACCAGAGAACAAATTCGAATCCTTTCACTCAAAAATACGTTTAATCCGAACAATCTGAATGAAGGCGAAAACTTTGGTCCTAACTTCAAAGCAGCGGAGAACCTGACCTTCCCCAAAGATCTTCCGTTGATTTTCTTCTTACAAGCGAATGATACTGAAACGGAAGGATGGATACCCTTGCATGAAGAGCAAGTCAAAGATTCAGTGCATGGAAAAGTGATGACTTTCGAGGGAGATCATTATTTGCATCACACCCGCTCCAAAGAAATGGTTCAAGAATATAGGAAGTTTATGAGTGAAATAGAGTAG
- a CDS encoding MarR family winged helix-turn-helix transcriptional regulator: MRRFNRFYTNILGVLDKHILGTGYSFAEVRVIIEIGIRGESIANNLVDTLTIDRSYMSRIVNKLTKEGLLVKVNSEADSRVSLIRLTAKGEELYAQLNDRSDQQILKLMQELNEEEIQEVYTSMMNIQEKLNKKAGETTR; this comes from the coding sequence ATGCGACGTTTTAACCGTTTTTATACCAACATACTTGGTGTACTCGACAAGCATATTCTCGGAACAGGGTATTCCTTTGCTGAAGTACGGGTCATTATCGAGATTGGAATTCGGGGAGAGAGCATTGCGAACAATCTGGTGGATACACTGACCATTGATCGCAGTTATATGAGCCGCATTGTGAACAAGCTGACCAAGGAAGGTCTGCTGGTGAAAGTGAATTCTGAAGCCGATAGCCGGGTCAGTCTGATTCGTCTGACAGCCAAGGGTGAGGAACTGTATGCCCAATTGAATGATCGATCCGATCAACAGATTCTGAAATTAATGCAAGAACTCAATGAAGAAGAGATTCAAGAGGTATACACCTCCATGATGAACATACAAGAGAAGTTGAACAAGAAGGCAGGAGAGACAACACGATGA
- a CDS encoding serine hydrolase domain-containing protein, with product MKPREVTKLEMSVRRARKRNTIAAVTLMLTILAPLSAMAAPAVMNNSINLTYETTKKTVIEKAKLLTETYGTTSLQYALIDGGEITVSGQTGKNDLNDKVPLTTNTIYGIGSTSKMFLTASVMKLVDEGKIDLDVPVVNYMPDFTMKDNRHKQITPRMLLNHSAGLPGASNGSAILYGDNDTIAHDTFLDQLATQNLMAEPGAYSVYSNDGFTLAEILVERVTGMSFTAFIHKYITEPLKMNHTKTPQDIVNPEEMAGIYSPFYEAQLPKENYNIIASGGIYSTAKDLVKFSQIFTGEVKGILSNKSVEAMEQKEYRRGMWPKDSDSSMSYGLGWDSVDLFPFSEYGIKAVTKGGDTLSYHSSLVVLPEYNMAAAVISSDGSSVTDQFIASELLLSALEEKGMIKERKPEKSFGVPVKADMPKEISKFAGNYGGNNSVTKIKINTAGQMTVSSLTSPSHPVQEYTYTSDGTFVSDDGTEKLKFVVEKNGNTYLWSRSYISVPGLGQVALSEYNAEKLEANTLPKEINDAWAKRDGKKYYLVNAKYTSMFYLNATSIVPIYMNKENPGYMSNNKIIGADEAANQLQIPGSAGREPMDIHFFKKNDGEYLTFSGYVFVSEELVKPIYSGKQSATTIQADGYAKWFSVPATAKGKVMTVKLPANGAFAIYDQNGVCINHSVVSGNNVVVLPENGRIVFAGEAGAKFEISLKK from the coding sequence ATGAAACCAAGAGAGGTAACAAAACTGGAGATGAGTGTGAGGAGAGCAAGAAAGAGAAATACTATAGCTGCTGTGACTCTCATGCTGACGATACTTGCCCCGCTATCTGCAATGGCCGCACCGGCTGTCATGAATAACAGCATTAACCTTACGTACGAGACAACAAAGAAAACCGTAATCGAAAAAGCTAAACTGCTGACGGAGACGTACGGTACGACGAGTCTGCAATATGCGCTCATTGATGGTGGAGAGATTACGGTGTCCGGTCAAACGGGGAAGAACGATCTAAACGACAAGGTACCTCTTACTACGAACACGATCTATGGCATAGGGTCAACCAGTAAAATGTTTCTTACAGCTTCAGTGATGAAGCTGGTGGATGAAGGCAAGATCGATCTGGATGTGCCTGTTGTGAACTATATGCCTGATTTTACAATGAAAGATAATCGACACAAACAGATTACACCCCGTATGTTGCTGAATCATTCGGCCGGGCTTCCCGGAGCTTCTAACGGTAGTGCTATACTGTATGGGGACAATGATACCATTGCACATGATACCTTTTTGGATCAATTGGCGACCCAGAATCTGATGGCAGAGCCAGGTGCGTATTCGGTGTACTCTAACGATGGATTTACATTAGCTGAAATTCTGGTTGAGAGAGTCACTGGTATGAGCTTTACGGCATTTATACACAAATATATTACAGAGCCTCTGAAAATGAATCATACCAAAACACCACAGGATATAGTTAATCCGGAAGAAATGGCGGGAATCTATTCCCCTTTTTATGAGGCACAACTTCCAAAAGAGAATTATAATATCATTGCTTCAGGAGGCATATATTCCACCGCTAAGGATCTGGTGAAATTTTCGCAAATCTTCACAGGAGAGGTCAAAGGGATTCTTTCCAACAAGTCGGTAGAAGCCATGGAGCAAAAAGAATACAGAAGAGGCATGTGGCCAAAGGATAGTGATTCTTCTATGTCGTACGGATTAGGGTGGGATAGTGTGGACTTGTTCCCATTCAGTGAGTACGGCATCAAGGCTGTTACGAAAGGTGGAGATACGTTATCTTATCATTCTTCACTCGTCGTACTTCCGGAATACAACATGGCTGCAGCCGTGATCTCTTCAGACGGGTCAAGCGTAACCGATCAATTCATTGCGAGTGAGTTATTACTTAGCGCACTTGAAGAAAAGGGCATGATTAAAGAACGGAAACCGGAAAAATCATTTGGTGTACCTGTGAAGGCTGATATGCCTAAAGAAATCTCCAAGTTTGCAGGGAATTATGGTGGCAATAATTCAGTGACGAAGATCAAAATAAATACGGCTGGACAAATGACGGTCTCCTCTCTCACGTCTCCAAGTCATCCGGTTCAAGAATACACCTATACATCAGATGGTACTTTTGTGAGTGATGATGGTACAGAAAAGTTGAAATTCGTTGTGGAGAAAAATGGGAATACCTACCTGTGGTCTCGATCTTATATCTCCGTTCCAGGACTCGGACAGGTGGCTCTCTCAGAATATAATGCGGAGAAGCTGGAAGCCAATACATTACCCAAGGAGATTAACGATGCATGGGCAAAGCGTGATGGTAAAAAATATTATCTGGTGAATGCGAAATACACATCCATGTTTTATCTTAATGCTACATCGATCGTGCCTATTTATATGAATAAAGAGAATCCAGGGTATATGTCCAATAATAAGATTATTGGAGCAGACGAAGCAGCCAATCAATTGCAGATTCCGGGTAGTGCCGGACGAGAACCAATGGACATTCATTTCTTCAAAAAGAACGATGGAGAGTATCTTACATTTTCAGGTTATGTATTCGTCAGTGAGGAATTGGTAAAACCAATCTATTCCGGTAAACAATCCGCAACAACGATTCAAGCAGATGGATATGCCAAATGGTTTTCGGTACCCGCTACTGCGAAAGGAAAAGTCATGACAGTGAAGTTACCTGCAAATGGAGCCTTCGCTATCTATGATCAGAACGGAGTTTGTATTAATCACAGCGTAGTCAGCGGTAATAATGTTGTTGTTTTACCCGAAAACGGCCGTATTGTATTTGCAGGTGAGGCTGGCGCCAAATTTGAAATTTCACTAAAAAAGTAA
- a CDS encoding methyltransferase domain-containing protein, producing MNNGHLSGQTNESWSGHSAPFTALQETPILTLLQPSHGERILDVGCGNGDLTAKIAAAGALTTGIDFSKETIRQAKQKYPDMNIQVANACHYRSEEPFDAVFSHAVLHWIKDAPAVVQSIYLALKTGGRFVAEFAGSGNTAILIAAVREELHARGYKWEGRNPWYHPTIGEYTNLLEQNGFRVSLAQHVDQFTPFKPGARKWLDSFAEYLFSGIAPAEQDVIMEAVEKKVQPQLMRDGQWYLDRSRLRVVAMKESGNAV from the coding sequence ATGAATAACGGACATTTATCCGGACAAACGAACGAATCGTGGAGTGGTCATTCTGCTCCTTTTACAGCGTTACAGGAAACACCGATCTTAACCTTGCTCCAGCCGTCCCATGGAGAACGAATCCTTGATGTGGGTTGCGGGAATGGGGATCTGACAGCCAAAATTGCAGCCGCAGGAGCGCTGACAACAGGCATTGATTTTTCGAAGGAGACAATTAGGCAAGCTAAACAGAAATATCCTGATATGAATATTCAAGTCGCTAATGCCTGTCATTATCGGTCTGAAGAGCCGTTTGATGCGGTCTTCTCTCATGCCGTTCTGCATTGGATAAAGGATGCCCCAGCTGTAGTGCAATCCATATACTTAGCGCTTAAGACGGGCGGACGATTCGTGGCAGAGTTTGCCGGAAGTGGCAATACGGCTATTTTAATAGCAGCGGTACGGGAAGAACTGCATGCCCGTGGATACAAATGGGAAGGCCGGAATCCATGGTATCACCCTACCATTGGCGAATATACTAATCTTCTGGAGCAAAACGGATTTCGAGTTAGTCTGGCCCAGCATGTTGACCAATTTACTCCGTTCAAGCCAGGTGCCAGAAAGTGGTTGGACAGCTTCGCAGAGTATTTATTCAGTGGTATCGCACCTGCGGAACAGGATGTTATTATGGAAGCTGTAGAGAAAAAAGTACAGCCACAACTGATGCGGGATGGACAATGGTATTTGGACAGAAGCCGACTGCGAGTGGTAGCCATGAAGGAATCGGGGAATGCGGTATGA